Within the [Enterobacter] lignolyticus SCF1 genome, the region CGCTTTGCCTCCAGCGCGCTCATCGCGTCGTCGATCACTTTCTCAATACCGGCGCCGGAGGCGGCGCTGACGGTAGCCGCCAGCGTGCCCTCCACCAGCGGCGCGGCGCACAGCCGCACCTTGCCGGCGATGGCCGGATCGAGAAGATCGAGCGCCGTTTCAGCGCTGAGCAGCGCGCTGCCGATATCCATCATCACCAGCACATGGTCGGCGTCCGCCACCGACTCGATGGCCTCCATGACCTTGATGGGATCGGTGCCGATCGGGTTTTGCGGATCGTCAATGCCTGCGGCGATGGCAATCTTGCAGCCATCGTCCATCAACATCTGCCGGGCCAGTTCCCCGACGCCCTGGCCCAGCTGGGCGCTATGAGAAACAATTACCAGGTTTACCATCGCGTTTTCCTTACTCTCTTGCCGCCGCGGTCAGCATCTGCATCATAAACAGCACCGACGTTGCCCCCGGGTCCTGATGGCCGATGCTGCGCTCGCCGAGATAGCTTGCCCGGCCCTTGCGCGCCTGCATCGGAATGGTGGCATGCGCCGCCGCTTCCGCCACGTCGGTGGCGGTCTGTAGCGCCTGCGCAACCGTCAGCTGCTGCTCGCTGGACTGGCGCAGCGATTCCACGACCGGCAGCCAGACGTCGCACATAGTTTTGTCGCCCGGCTCCGCTTTCCCGCGGTTGATGACGCCGTCCGCCCCTTCGCGCATCATCTGGTACAGCTCCACCAGCGTCAGGCTCTGGTGCGCCTGCGCGCTTTGCGCCGCGCGAATGAAAAAGGTGCCGAACAGCGGTCCGCTGGCGCCGCCGACGTTGGAGAGCAGCACCATGCCGGTGTTTTTCAGGATAAAGCCAATGTCTTTGTCCGCGATGGACGGCAGTTTTTCGACCACCTTGCTGAAGCCGCGGCGCATATTGAGGCCGTGGTCCGCATCGCCAATCTCTTTATCCAGCCCGGTCAGAAAATCACACTGCTGATTAAATACCTCGCCGCAGCGGTACAGCCAGTCCACGACCTGTTCTCGATTCAATGACATCGTTAAGCTCCTTAAATTAGTGGCCCCAGCGCAGCGCTGGCGTATCGACCGGGGCATCCCACAGCGCCAGCGTTTCATCGTCAACCTTCAGCAGGGTGATGGAGATCCCGGCCATATCCAGCGACGTGCAGTAGCTGCCGATAAGATTACGTTCAATGACGATCCCCGCCTGCTGGCAGCGGCGCTCCAGCTGGTTATAGACGCCGTAGAGTTCGGACAGCGGCGTCGCGCCGAGGTTATTTACCAGCGCGATGACGCGATCGCCCTGCCGCAGCGGCTGTTTTGACTGCGCCACGTCCAGCCACGCGCCCTGCGCCGGGTCCCACTGGCGCAGCGTGCGGTGATAGGCGCCGTTCTCCAGCAGGGTGTCGAACATCTCATCGACGGTGGTATCCAGCGAGCTGAACTTACGGCGGTCAATGCCCGGCTCGCCGTGAATGCCAACGCCGAACTCCATCTCGTTGTCATTCAGCTCAAAGGAGGGTTTACCGGCGGCCGGGACCGTACAGGCGTGCAGCGCAATGCCGATGGAGTGCCCCTGATTGTTGAGCTTACGGCCTAGCGCCGCGCAGGCTTCCAGCGAATCGCCCCGCTCAGCGGCGGCGCCGATCAGCTTCTCCAGCAGGACCGTATTGGCCACGCCGCGGCGACCTGCGGTATAGAGGCTGTCTTTTACCGCCACATCGTCGTCGACGACCACGGTCGTCACCTTCACGCCGCTTTCGTGCAGCAGCTCCGTGGCGGTTTCGAAGTTAAGAATATCGCCGGTGTAGTTTTTGATAATCAGCAGAACGCCTTCGCCGCCGTCAATGCGCATTGCGCACTCAAACATTTTATCCGGCGTGGGAGAGGTAAAAATCTCACCCGGGCAGGCGCCTGACAGCATCCCCTTACCGATAAACCCGCAGTGCATTGGCTCATGGCCGCTGCCGCCGCCGGACAGCAGCGCCACTTTTCCCGCCACCGGCGCATCGGCGCGAGTGACGTACACCGGGTCCTGATGCAGCGTCAGCGAAGGGTGGGCTTTCGCCAGGCCAGCCAGTTGTTCGTTCAGTACATCATCCACACGGTTGATCAGTTTTTTCATTGTTAATGCTCCGTCGGAGGAGAGATGGCGCGACGCGTTTGCCGCGGCCTGTAGGGTTATCGGAAAAAGGTCATCGCCGATGAAATGATTCTGAATGAGTTGGCGCAAAAAAAAATGTCACGAAAACAGGTTCCAATACGGAACGTCGGCAACGAAAAACGTTCCACAATGGAACGTTTTTTACGACAAAAACGGTAAAATGAGATCCCTGACGGCTTTATTGGCGCTGCCTCCGCCGCCCTGCGCCAGCGTTTACGCTTCGTTTTTTTCACGCGTTTACGCCATGTGCGGGAACAGGTCTGCCGGCAACCGCTTCCCGGGGTCGAGTTTTCCACAAAAGCGGCCGATCTGGATCGCAATCCTGACTCTTTATGTGGATTTGCGTTCCAATATGGAACATATTATTTTCTGCCGCGTTCCATTTAAGAACAAAAACGATATCGGTTTTTTTGTCGGCAGCGCCCCCTACAGTAATGGCAACGCGTCTCACGCAACCATGAACTATTAAGGGGTGACCAGAATGCTGAAAGTAATTCAATCTCCGGCTAAGTATCTTCAGGGGCCAGATGCCTCCGCGCTGTTCGGCCAGTATGCCAAAAATCTGGCGGAGAGTTTTTTCGTCATTGCCGACGACTTTGTGATGAAGCTGGCGGGCGAAAAAGTGCTGAACGGCCTGCATGAGCACAACATCGCCAGCCATGCCGAACGCTTTAACGGCGAATGCAGCCATGTGGAAATTAAGCGCCTGATGGCCATTCTTGAGCAAAAAGGCTGCCGCGGCGTGATCGGCATCGGCGGCGGGAAAACGCTGGATACCGCCAAAGCCATCGGCTATTACCAGAAGCTGCCGGTGGTCGTGGTGCCGACGATTGCCTCTACCGATGCGCCCACCAGCGCGCTGTCGGTCATTTATACCGAAGCCGGCGAGTTTGAAGAGTACCTCATCTATCCGAAAAACCCGGATATGGTGGTGATGGACACGGCGATCATCGCCAAAGCGCCGGTGCGCCTGCTGGTTGCCGGGATGGGCGATGCGCTCTCCACCTGGTTTGAAGCCAAGGCCTGCTACGACGCCCGCGCCACCAGCATGGCGGGCGGCCAGTCAACGGCGGCGGCCCTGAGCCTGGCGCGCCTGTGCTACGACACGCTGCTGGCCGAAGGGGAAAAAGCGCGGCTGGCGGCGGAAGCCGGAGTTGTGACCGATGCGCTGGAGCGGATCGTTGAAGCCAATACCTACCTGAGCGGCATCGGTTTTGAAAGCAGCGGGCTGGCGGCGGCGCATGCTATCCATAACGGATTCACGATCCTTGAAGAGTGCCACCACCTGTATCACGGTGAGAAAGTGGCGTTTGGCACACTGGCCCAGCTGGTGCTGCAGAACAGCCCGCTCGAAGAGATTGAAACCGTGCTGACGTTCTGCGAAAACGTCGGGCTGCCGGTCACGCTCGCGCAGATGGGGGTTACAGAAGACATTGCAGCAAAAATTCAGGCGGTGGCGGAAGCGACCTGCGCAGACGGGGAAACCATTCACAATATGCCGTTCCCGGTCAATGCGCAGAGCGTGTATGCCGCAGTCCTGACGGCGGACCGTCTGGGCCAACGCTGGCTGGCGCGCTAACCTGCGTCGACGGTTTCGCCATCCGATTCCGCCCCACCCGCGTGGGGCGGTCGTAATGACCTGACAGGGGAAAGTGATGGCGGTCGACAAACAGGGTGCTGATAACGAAGTCTCGGCGTTTATCGCCCAGTCATGGCACCGCTGCGAGAAGTTCATGCAGCGGGAAACCTGGAGCGCGCCGCACCAGGCCCAGGGGCTGACCTATGAGTCGATATGCCGCCGTAAAACCACGCTGCTGACCATCGGCCAGGCGGCGCTGGAGGATGCCTGGGAATATATGGAGGAGCGCCCCTGCGCGCTGTTTATCCTCGATGAATCCGCCTGTATTCTCAGCAGCTCAGGATCTCCCCTCACGCTGAATCAGCTGGATAGCCTTGGCTTTAAGGCGGGAAGCTACTGCGCGGAAAGCATTATCGGCAGCGCGGCGCTGTCGCTTGCCGCCCTGCTCGGCCAGCCGGTAAAAACCGCGGGGGATCAGCACTTTAAACTGGCGCTCGCGCCGTGGTCGTTTTGCTCCACGCCGGTGTTTGACAACCACGGGCGGCTGTTCGGCTCCATCGCCCTGTGCTGCCTGTGCGAGCATCAGGCGCCCTCCGACCTTTCGCTGACGCTGGCTATCGCCCGCGAAGTCAGCAACGCCCTGCTCACCGACACCCTGCTGGTCGAGTCGAACCGCCACCTCAACCAGATGTATGGCCTGCTGGAAAGCATGGACGACGGCGTGATGACCTGGAACGAACAGGGCATTTTGCAGTTTGTTAACGTCCAGGCGGCAACGCTGCTGCATCTGGATCCGCAGGCGAGCCACGGGAAAAACCTCAACGAGCTGGTGACCCTCCCGGCGCTCCTGCGTCGGGCCATTAAGCAGGCGCGCGGGCTGAAGCACGTCGAGGTCACGTTCGAAAGCCAGCACCAGTTTATTGACTCAGTGATCACCCTGAAACCGATCGTCGAGGAGCAGGGCAACAGCTTTATTCTGCTGCTGCACCCGGTAGAGCAGATGCGCCAGCTGATGACCAGCCAGTTGGGCAAAGTCAGCCATACCTTTGAGCAGATGTCGGCGGACGATCCGCAGAGCCGACGGCTGATCGCCTTCGGCCGCCAGGCCGCGCGCGGCAGCTTTCCGGTCCTGCTGTGCGGCGAGGAAGGCGTGGGCAAAGAGCTGCTCAGCCAGGCGATTCATAATGAAAGCGAGCGGGCCGTCGGCCCCTATATCGCCGTGAACTGTCAGCTGTACGCCGACAGCGCGCTGGGACCGGATTTTATGGGCAGCGCGCCGACCGACGATGAAAAAGGGCAGCTTAGCCGTATGGAGCTCGCCCACGGCGGCACGCTGTTTCTGGAAAAAATTGAATATCTGGCGCCGGAGCTGCAGTCGGCGCTGCTGCAGGTGATTAAACAAGGCGCGCTGACCCGGCTGGATGCGCGGCGGCTGATTCCGGTCGATATCAAGGTCATCGCCACCACGACGGTCGACCTGGCGAACCTGGTGGAGCAGAACCGCTTTAGCCGCCAGCTTTATTACGCGCTGCACTCGTTTGAGATAGTCATTCCACCGCTGCGCGAGCGGCGCGACAGTATTCCCGCGCTGGTGCATAACAAGCTCAGACGTCTTGAGAAACGCTTTTCCTCCCGTCTGTCGCTGGATGACGATGCGCTGGCGCAGCTTACCGCGTACTCCTGGCCTGGCAATGATTTTGAGCTCAACAGCATCGTGGAAAACCTCGCCATCAGCAGCGAAAACGGCCATATCCGTTTGCGCCACCTGCCGGAATACCTGTTCGCCGATCGCGTCGGATCGGAGGCCGCAGCCGACCCGCTCCCCGCCAGCCTGGCGATCGCCGCCAGAGAAAAAGAGGCGATTGTTCAGGCCGCCCGCGTAACCGCTGGCCGGATACAGGAGATGTCGCAGCTGCTGAACATTGGGCGTACGACCCTGTGGCGTAAAATGAAGCAGTACGGAATTGATGCCGGGCAGTTTAAGCGCAAATCTGAAGAGCCGATTCGCTATCACTCCCAGGACAAATGAACAATATGCGTCTTATTTATTTTAGCACATAGAAAATTCCTAATAATATTCCTGGAATTATCAAAAAAAGGGCACTTTCATTAAAAATAAATTTATAACCCATAAGCAATACTAATTGCTTCCACCCCATAACTTTCTGTTATCCCCTGGATAACAGGTCAATCCCGCCGTTCCTTTTGCAAAATCACCGCTCTATAAAGACATAAATACAAAACCCTCGCCGAATAAATAGCAATTATCGTTTTAGTTTATTTAAACACTCAACGCTATTCTTTAGAGCAAAACTTCAATAACCTTTATGTATCAAATAAACAAATAAAGAATATATAAATAACCATCAACCATTACCCATATTCACATTATGATTTCATTAGACAGGTTCATTTACTGTAAAGATCAGTTTTTTGCCAGCGGACTGGCGGAAGTGATACCCAATGGCTTAGCTCAGGGGACCTTCACATTTTTCGACAACGACTATTTACTCGAATATGGGGCAAAAGACTCTCTTCATGCGACATCGGCGCAACCCATTATATTTATTGATAATGATTTAGATTACTATGCACTACAGATATTAACGAAGGATTACGATCTGCTGCTGATCAGTAAAAAATGTAGATTAAGTGAAATTTTAACCTCGCTGCTATTGTATGAAAAGCAAGGCGCGTACAAAGTCAGGTTATCGCTAAGCCAAAGTGAACTGCAGGTGCTGGAGTGTTTAATGAGAGGAGCAACGATAGATCAAATGGTGGTAAAGCTACAGCGAAATGAAAAAACAATTTATGCCCATCGCAATGCTATCGTCAAAAAACTAGAGCTGAAGAATCGCAATGCCTTACATCGCCTGAAGACATGGGTGGACATTTTTAAGTAAAATATGGCTTATTGATAAGCTATCAGAGTTAACACCGTCCCTTGTCCAAATAAAAAGCGCCAGTCCACTGGCGCTTTTTATTGTTATCCGCTTAGTGTCCCTTTTTGCCGCCACGCACAACGGTATCTTTTTTCGCCGAAGTATCGAGAATATTAAGGTCGACAAAATAGCGTTTACCCATGATAACGCCGTTGCCTAACCAGTCCACGCTTCTGGAGCGAAACAAAAAGGCATGCTGATCCCGGATAAGCTGATGGTAGCTGCCGTCAGAAATATCATACCCATACTGAGTTAACGAGCGGGTGACGATCGGCTTGGTACTTTCCGCCTGATAAAAGACTTTTACCGTCTTGAGAAAATTTGGCGAATACTCTCTGACCATCTGCTCAATGCGCATCTGATAGGTTCCCCATGACTCGCCCTTCATCCTTTCCAGGTTCCCCGCCATGAGGGCATAGAGCTGGGCAGTGGCCTGCGCGATAGCGATGTGCGTTCTGACATCCTGCTCAAAACGCGGCTGGTTGAACACTTTCTCGACCGCGCTTTTTCCCGTGGCGTCCGCCGCGCTTTTCGTCTTCTTGTCATCTTTACCCGCCGCGTCCGTATTCTTCGTATCCGCTTTTTCCGCTGGCGGCACGTCCTGCATATAGGCTGAGTTATCCACCGGCGTAAATAATACGGAGATCAGATATGTCGAGCAGGCGGTCTGCTGCGCGGTAAGATCGCTGTTGACCAACAGCCCCAAGGTGCCGTTATCCTTTGCCAGGGCCTGCAGATTCACATTTTTCTTCAGCAGCGCCTCATCGATATCCTGCTGCGTTTTATCCCCGCGCGCTAAATCGCAGACCAAAGACATAACACCATCATCACGCTGGCCGTTCACTAAGGGCGTCATTTTTATCAGCGTGTCGGTGATAATATTCCACGCAGGCATGCTAACGGTGGTGACCTGAAAATGACTGGTTGCCGACATCGCCTGACCGCAGATCAAAAAAAGCAGGCCGCCCGTTGCGGCCTGAAAACGACTAAAGAACATCATTAATACTGTTACTCCAGAATATTGATTGTGATCCGACGATTTTTTTCCAGGCACGCCACAACCGCTGGCGTGGTTTCTCCAGGACAAAC harbors:
- the dhaL gene encoding dihydroxyacetone kinase subunit DhaL codes for the protein MSLNREQVVDWLYRCGEVFNQQCDFLTGLDKEIGDADHGLNMRRGFSKVVEKLPSIADKDIGFILKNTGMVLLSNVGGASGPLFGTFFIRAAQSAQAHQSLTLVELYQMMREGADGVINRGKAEPGDKTMCDVWLPVVESLRQSSEQQLTVAQALQTATDVAEAAAHATIPMQARKGRASYLGERSIGHQDPGATSVLFMMQMLTAAARE
- the dhaK gene encoding dihydroxyacetone kinase subunit DhaK, which translates into the protein MKKLINRVDDVLNEQLAGLAKAHPSLTLHQDPVYVTRADAPVAGKVALLSGGGSGHEPMHCGFIGKGMLSGACPGEIFTSPTPDKMFECAMRIDGGEGVLLIIKNYTGDILNFETATELLHESGVKVTTVVVDDDVAVKDSLYTAGRRGVANTVLLEKLIGAAAERGDSLEACAALGRKLNNQGHSIGIALHACTVPAAGKPSFELNDNEMEFGVGIHGEPGIDRRKFSSLDTTVDEMFDTLLENGAYHRTLRQWDPAQGAWLDVAQSKQPLRQGDRVIALVNNLGATPLSELYGVYNQLERRCQQAGIVIERNLIGSYCTSLDMAGISITLLKVDDETLALWDAPVDTPALRWGH
- a CDS encoding glycerol dehydrogenase; the encoded protein is MLKVIQSPAKYLQGPDASALFGQYAKNLAESFFVIADDFVMKLAGEKVLNGLHEHNIASHAERFNGECSHVEIKRLMAILEQKGCRGVIGIGGGKTLDTAKAIGYYQKLPVVVVPTIASTDAPTSALSVIYTEAGEFEEYLIYPKNPDMVVMDTAIIAKAPVRLLVAGMGDALSTWFEAKACYDARATSMAGGQSTAAALSLARLCYDTLLAEGEKARLAAEAGVVTDALERIVEANTYLSGIGFESSGLAAAHAIHNGFTILEECHHLYHGEKVAFGTLAQLVLQNSPLEEIETVLTFCENVGLPVTLAQMGVTEDIAAKIQAVAEATCADGETIHNMPFPVNAQSVYAAVLTADRLGQRWLAR
- the dhaR gene encoding dihydroxyacetone kinase operon transcriptional regulator DhaR, giving the protein MAVDKQGADNEVSAFIAQSWHRCEKFMQRETWSAPHQAQGLTYESICRRKTTLLTIGQAALEDAWEYMEERPCALFILDESACILSSSGSPLTLNQLDSLGFKAGSYCAESIIGSAALSLAALLGQPVKTAGDQHFKLALAPWSFCSTPVFDNHGRLFGSIALCCLCEHQAPSDLSLTLAIAREVSNALLTDTLLVESNRHLNQMYGLLESMDDGVMTWNEQGILQFVNVQAATLLHLDPQASHGKNLNELVTLPALLRRAIKQARGLKHVEVTFESQHQFIDSVITLKPIVEEQGNSFILLLHPVEQMRQLMTSQLGKVSHTFEQMSADDPQSRRLIAFGRQAARGSFPVLLCGEEGVGKELLSQAIHNESERAVGPYIAVNCQLYADSALGPDFMGSAPTDDEKGQLSRMELAHGGTLFLEKIEYLAPELQSALLQVIKQGALTRLDARRLIPVDIKVIATTTVDLANLVEQNRFSRQLYYALHSFEIVIPPLRERRDSIPALVHNKLRRLEKRFSSRLSLDDDALAQLTAYSWPGNDFELNSIVENLAISSENGHIRLRHLPEYLFADRVGSEAAADPLPASLAIAAREKEAIVQAARVTAGRIQEMSQLLNIGRTTLWRKMKQYGIDAGQFKRKSEEPIRYHSQDK
- a CDS encoding helix-turn-helix domain-containing protein, whose amino-acid sequence is MISLDRFIYCKDQFFASGLAEVIPNGLAQGTFTFFDNDYLLEYGAKDSLHATSAQPIIFIDNDLDYYALQILTKDYDLLLISKKCRLSEILTSLLLYEKQGAYKVRLSLSQSELQVLECLMRGATIDQMVVKLQRNEKTIYAHRNAIVKKLELKNRNALHRLKTWVDIFK